A region from the Treponema pallidum subsp. pallidum str. Nichols genome encodes:
- a CDS encoding UPF0164 family protein, with the protein MVRMRRRRACSSGGACGCAAVRGARSFLSVRVLGMRIGMSALCLAPLFARTASLGAWSSQGGEVLGEVRARVPAHRRVRRAVSGTSVTPVVAMAAKTSEKQKGVGRRALSLRTGGRYEMLGLAFTALADDASFFEANAAGSAAFPYLLVGGFHFARVNQSHTDTIALVHSIGRTGYGFSASVQYPYLTMEGKAVGGVAIFNVAHRFLSAYRFKGISVGTNVKVGYRDSSAGGERNKKNQGGKKHVVVTADIGLQGTWSVAKNFGSHEPNLWVGGTVKNVGLSVEVDASNSGSSMSGGRTVHATNSSFILACAYQPIRWFLFGTGIEWKYNVQEFADNNRFRYGVAFLLLPVQYVAFGSNVFLTGLASDIRASAGVEFKSTWVRVDLTYTYESDKDEHVISCGIAGFFNRDRRKHLEKEVYTSYLRGLRHYDAQHYEEAIAEWRRTLQRAGSFEPAREGIERATKLLQLNRQVYDFHFLH; encoded by the coding sequence GTGGTACGGATGAGGCGGAGAAGAGCTTGTTCAAGCGGTGGCGCGTGCGGATGTGCTGCGGTGCGCGGTGCGCGCAGCTTTCTATCAGTTCGGGTTCTGGGGATGCGTATTGGGATGTCTGCCTTGTGTCTTGCCCCGCTTTTTGCGCGGACAGCTTCTTTGGGCGCGTGGTCTTCGCAAGGGGGTGAAGTTCTGGGGGAAGTTCGCGCACGAGTGCCGGCGCACCGCAGGGTGCGGCGTGCCGTGTCTGGAACGTCCGTGACGCCGGTTGTTGCAATGGCAGCAAAGACATCCGAGAAGCAGAAGGGAGTGGGCCGTCGTGCCCTCTCGCTGAGGACAGGCGGCAGATATGAAATGCTCGGCTTGGCATTTACCGCTTTAGCAGACGATGCAAGTTTTTTTGAGGCGAATGCAGCAGGGAGTGCCGCGTTCCCCTATCTCCTGGTGGGAGGGTTTCACTTTGCCCGGGTTAATCAATCGCACACAGATACGATTGCACTTGTGCACAGCATAGGACGGACCGGCTACGGTTTTTCTGCGAGTGTTCAGTATCCCTACCTGACAATGGAGGGAAAGGCAGTAGGCGGCGTTGCCATTTTCAATGTGGCGCACCGTTTTTTGTCTGCCTATCGTTTTAAAGGCATCAGTGTGGGAACCAACGTGAAAGTTGGCTACCGCGATTCTTCAGCCGGCGGGGAGAGGAATAAAAAAAACCAGGGGGGTAAGAAGCACGTGGTGGTGACCGCAGACATCGGTCTGCAGGGGACGTGGTCGGTGGCCAAGAATTTTGGTTCCCATGAGCCGAATCTGTGGGTGGGCGGTACTGTCAAAAACGTTGGACTTTCAGTTGAGGTGGACGCATCCAACAGCGGTTCTAGCATGAGTGGCGGCAGGACGGTGCACGCTACAAACTCGAGTTTTATTCTCGCATGTGCGTATCAACCGATACGGTGGTTTCTCTTTGGCACGGGGATTGAGTGGAAGTACAACGTGCAAGAATTTGCAGACAACAATAGATTCAGATACGGCGTAGCGTTCCTGCTCCTGCCGGTGCAGTACGTTGCGTTTGGCTCAAATGTGTTTCTCACCGGGCTCGCCTCAGATATCCGTGCAAGTGCAGGAGTAGAATTCAAAAGTACGTGGGTGCGTGTGGATCTCACATACACCTATGAGTCAGACAAGGATGAGCATGTCATTTCCTGCGGAATTGCAGGATTTTTTAATCGAGACCGACGCAAGCACTTGGAAAAGGAAGTATACACTTCATACCTGCGGGGGCTGCGTCACTATGATGCGCAGCACTATGAGGAAGCGATTGCCGAATGGCGCCGCACCCTGCAGCGTGCCGGTAGCTTTGAGCCGGCGCGAGAAGGTATCGAGCGTGCAACGAAGCTTTTGCAATTAAACCGGCAGGTTTACGATTTTCATTTTCTTCACTGA
- a CDS encoding flagellin: protein MIINHNMSAMFAQRQGGINGLAIAKNIEKLSSGYRINRAGDDASGLAVSEKMRSQIRGLNQAGQNIQNGISFIQATEGYLAETTEIVQRLRELAIQAANGIYSAEDRMQIQVEVSQLVDEVDRIASQAQFNGMNLLTGRFSRESALGPMQLHVGANMDQNEKIFINTMTASALGFFSDEGTDGSRSISIATVDGANKVIGTLDSALKEINKQRADLGAYQNRFETAYQGIAIAAENLQAAESRIRDADLAQQMVDYTKNQILEQSTMAMLAQANTQPQAVLRLMQ from the coding sequence ATGATTATCAATCACAACATGAGTGCGATGTTCGCGCAACGCCAGGGAGGCATCAACGGACTTGCAATTGCTAAGAACATTGAAAAGCTTTCGTCTGGCTACCGCATTAACCGTGCAGGAGATGATGCTTCTGGTTTGGCTGTCTCAGAAAAAATGCGTAGCCAAATCCGCGGCCTCAACCAGGCAGGGCAAAATATCCAAAACGGTATATCCTTCATTCAGGCTACCGAAGGATACTTGGCGGAGACAACTGAAATCGTCCAGCGCCTGAGGGAGCTTGCAATCCAGGCGGCAAACGGCATCTACTCCGCCGAGGATCGCATGCAGATCCAGGTGGAAGTTTCACAGCTTGTCGACGAGGTAGACCGAATCGCAAGCCAGGCCCAGTTTAACGGCATGAACTTGCTCACGGGCCGCTTCTCCCGCGAGTCTGCCCTTGGGCCCATGCAGCTGCACGTCGGTGCGAACATGGACCAGAATGAGAAAATATTCATTAACACCATGACGGCAAGTGCTCTGGGCTTTTTCTCCGATGAAGGGACAGACGGCAGTCGTTCCATCAGCATTGCGACCGTCGACGGGGCGAACAAGGTCATCGGTACGCTTGATAGCGCGCTCAAGGAGATTAACAAGCAACGTGCGGATTTGGGTGCCTACCAGAATCGATTTGAAACCGCGTATCAGGGAATCGCTATCGCGGCGGAAAATCTGCAGGCAGCCGAGTCTCGCATCAGGGACGCGGACCTTGCGCAGCAGATGGTCGATTACACGAAGAACCAGATTCTCGAGCAGTCGACTATGGCAATGCTCGCTCAAGCAAATACACAGCCACAGGCAGTGCTCCGCTTGATGCAGTAA
- a CDS encoding peptidoglycan DD-metalloendopeptidase family protein, with protein MRPARCVLYTGRAPCGSKTSGTLLGTPPPVALQAKCSTPGINVPIPPVMDVITYTGADLVPDHARGCEPFSVCPSPAEVRRAVLSSSAFSDSGGARARTRNRLVPRFPLEEEIISFHESPDTLDIPESGSGVSGRLGGGRGLRARYAKWSTRAEARLIRAQALNASGLLSSISNRSVRVSRRRGIGGMRFFRREKSARTPLARTAVPRFSFPSFSVPVRSLQDASCVPLCAALACALLFVLMVLCIPWAVHVTGGRRLALVRFETDSTLAHALRRGVFRAEEVETREGGANAAALAEALDTQLATVSYRTYTVRKGDTISAIALRAGLKHMGTLLSVNGISNARRLSVGDQITIPSMDGLMHTVQKGQSLSAIASLFRLPLNTLLDANDLVSRALTVGQRLFIPGAKLSAFDLRKVLGELFMYPIRGRRTSGFGYRSDPFSGKRSFHNGIDLAAPYGTQVKATLDGKVAEIGYSRIYGNYLIIVHGGGYQTMYGHLSSVMVGRGARVVQGTTIGRVGASGRATGPHLHFSVFKNGSVVNPLKILTK; from the coding sequence TTGCGCCCGGCGAGGTGTGTTCTTTATACGGGGCGTGCGCCGTGCGGTTCAAAAACAAGTGGCACGCTGCTGGGGACTCCGCCGCCTGTGGCGCTGCAGGCGAAATGCTCAACGCCTGGAATAAATGTTCCGATACCGCCCGTTATGGACGTGATTACGTACACGGGTGCGGACTTAGTTCCGGATCATGCGCGGGGATGTGAGCCGTTCAGCGTGTGTCCGAGCCCTGCAGAAGTGCGCCGCGCAGTTCTTTCAAGTAGTGCGTTTTCCGATAGCGGGGGTGCGCGCGCTCGTACGCGTAACCGTCTTGTTCCCCGTTTTCCCCTTGAGGAAGAGATAATTTCGTTTCATGAAAGTCCTGATACCCTCGATATTCCTGAGTCAGGCAGCGGAGTCAGTGGGAGACTCGGAGGAGGGCGGGGCTTACGCGCGCGCTACGCAAAATGGAGCACACGTGCAGAAGCGCGTTTGATACGTGCGCAGGCGCTCAACGCTTCGGGGTTGCTCAGCAGTATTTCAAACCGTTCTGTTCGGGTGAGCCGCAGGCGGGGTATAGGGGGGATGCGTTTTTTCCGGAGAGAAAAGAGTGCACGCACGCCGCTTGCGCGCACCGCGGTGCCTCGTTTTTCTTTTCCTTCCTTTTCGGTGCCTGTACGTTCTTTGCAGGATGCTTCTTGTGTGCCGTTGTGTGCGGCGTTGGCTTGCGCGCTGCTCTTTGTGCTCATGGTGCTGTGTATCCCGTGGGCGGTGCACGTTACCGGTGGCAGAAGGCTTGCGCTGGTGCGTTTTGAAACAGACAGCACGCTGGCGCATGCGCTGCGTCGTGGGGTTTTTCGTGCAGAGGAGGTAGAAACGCGCGAGGGCGGCGCGAACGCTGCCGCGCTTGCAGAGGCGTTGGATACGCAGCTTGCGACGGTGAGCTACCGCACGTACACCGTACGTAAGGGAGATACTATTAGTGCCATTGCGCTGCGCGCAGGACTCAAGCATATGGGGACGCTGCTGTCGGTGAACGGAATTTCAAACGCGCGCAGACTATCGGTAGGGGATCAAATTACTATTCCGTCCATGGATGGACTCATGCACACGGTACAAAAGGGGCAGTCGCTTAGTGCAATTGCCAGTCTCTTTCGTTTGCCCCTGAATACGTTGCTGGATGCGAATGATTTAGTCAGTCGTGCATTAACAGTTGGACAGCGTTTGTTTATTCCGGGTGCAAAATTATCTGCTTTTGATTTGAGGAAGGTGTTGGGGGAGTTATTCATGTATCCAATTCGCGGGCGGCGCACCTCTGGGTTTGGGTACCGCTCAGATCCCTTTTCAGGCAAAAGGAGCTTTCACAATGGGATTGACCTAGCCGCACCCTATGGGACGCAGGTGAAAGCAACGCTCGATGGGAAAGTGGCAGAAATTGGATATAGCAGAATTTACGGGAATTACCTGATCATCGTGCACGGCGGTGGATACCAAACCATGTATGGGCATTTAAGTTCGGTGATGGTAGGGCGTGGGGCGCGGGTAGTCCAGGGGACGACCATTGGGCGCGTGGGGGCTAGCGGTCGGGCAACTGGTCCGCATTTGCATTTTTCAGTATTTAAGAACGGGTCGGTGGTAAATCCGTTAAAAATTTTGACAAAATAA
- a CDS encoding flagellin: MIINHNMSAMFAQRTLGHTNVQVGKGIEKLSSGYRINRAGDDASGLAVSEKMRSQIRGLNQASTNASNGVNFIQVTEAYLQETTDIMQRIRELAIQAANGIYSAEDRMQIQVEVSQLVAEVDRIASSAQFNGMNLLTGRFSRTEGENVIGGSMWFHIGANMDQRMRVYIGTMTAVALGVRNGVDESIMSIETADSANKSIGTIDAALKRINKQRADLGGYQNRMEYTVVGLDIAAENLQAAESRIRDANIAKQMVEYTKNQVLTQSGTAMLAQANTSAQSILSILR; encoded by the coding sequence ATGATTATCAATCACAACATGAGTGCGATGTTCGCGCAACGCACACTCGGGCACACCAATGTCCAGGTTGGAAAGGGCATCGAGAAGCTTTCATCCGGCTACCGCATCAACCGCGCAGGGGATGACGCTTCTGGTTTGGCTGTCTCAGAAAAAATGCGCAGCCAAATCCGCGGCCTCAACCAGGCATCCACCAATGCCTCAAACGGTGTGAACTTCATTCAGGTTACCGAAGCCTATCTGCAAGAAACCACCGACATCATGCAGCGTATCCGAGAGCTTGCAATTCAAGCGGCAAACGGCATCTACTCTGCTGAAGACCGCATGCAGATCCAGGTGGAAGTTTCGCAGCTTGTGGCAGAGGTAGACCGCATCGCTAGTTCTGCCCAGTTCAACGGCATGAACTTGCTCACGGGCCGCTTCTCCCGCACTGAAGGTGAGAACGTCATCGGTGGCTCCATGTGGTTTCACATCGGCGCTAACATGGACCAGCGCATGCGCGTGTACATCGGCACTATGACTGCGGTGGCGCTGGGCGTACGAAACGGCGTGGATGAGTCAATCATGTCCATTGAGACTGCAGACTCGGCCAACAAGAGCATCGGCACCATCGATGCTGCTTTGAAGAGAATCAACAAGCAGCGTGCGGATCTCGGAGGCTACCAGAACCGTATGGAGTACACAGTTGTCGGTCTTGACATCGCTGCGGAGAACCTGCAGGCAGCTGAGTCTCGCATCAGGGACGCAAACATCGCAAAGCAAATGGTTGAATACACTAAGAATCAGGTGCTCACCCAGTCTGGCACTGCAATGCTTGCGCAGGCGAACACCAGCGCGCAGTCGATTCTCTCAATTCTCCGGTAA